One Saprospiraceae bacterium DNA window includes the following coding sequences:
- a CDS encoding Nif3-like dinuclear metal center hexameric protein — MQIKDILTVLEAVAPPHLQESYDNAGLIVGHPEAEVTGVLFCLDSTEAVVREAVEKGCNLIVAHHPIVFRGLKRLNGTTYVERTVVQAIRNNVAIYAIHTNLDNVYRHGVNAKIAEKIELLDTRILAPKSNLDVTIGAGLVGQLPSPMPEKEFLQHLKTSLRTQCVRHTALLGKPVRTVAVCGGSGSFLLPEALRAGADAFVSADFKYHEFFDAEDKIIVADVGHFESEQFTIELLFEIVREKFHTFALHLTETNTNPVFYL; from the coding sequence ATGCAAATCAAAGACATCCTCACCGTGTTGGAAGCAGTAGCCCCGCCCCATTTGCAAGAATCCTACGACAACGCAGGCCTCATCGTGGGGCACCCAGAGGCCGAGGTCACAGGAGTGCTTTTTTGTCTCGACTCCACGGAAGCCGTTGTGCGCGAGGCCGTTGAGAAAGGATGCAATCTCATCGTGGCCCACCATCCCATCGTGTTCAGAGGGCTAAAACGCCTCAACGGCACCACTTATGTGGAGCGCACCGTCGTGCAAGCAATACGGAACAACGTAGCCATCTACGCCATCCACACCAACCTCGACAACGTGTATCGGCATGGCGTAAACGCCAAAATCGCCGAAAAAATCGAACTCTTGGATACACGAATACTGGCCCCCAAGTCGAATCTCGATGTCACCATTGGAGCAGGTCTTGTGGGCCAACTACCCTCCCCAATGCCCGAGAAGGAATTTTTGCAACACCTCAAAACCAGTCTCCGCACACAATGCGTGCGCCACACCGCCTTGCTCGGCAAACCTGTTCGCACCGTAGCCGTGTGTGGGGGAAGCGGCAGTTTTCTGCTCCCAGAGGCACTAAGAGCAGGGGCCGATGCGTTTGTCAGCGCCGATTTCAAATACCACGAGTTTTTCGATGCCGAAGACAAAATCATCGTTGCCGATGTCGGGCACTTTGAAAGCGAGCAATTTACCATCGAACTTTTGTTCGAGATTGTCCGCGAGAAATTCCATACTTTTGCGCTTCATTTGACGGAGACCAACACCAACCCCGTGTTTTATCTATGA